One region of Haloprofundus salilacus genomic DNA includes:
- a CDS encoding metal-dependent hydrolase, producing MELTWHGHSCWYVTVGETGLLIDPFFDNPKTSLDPSDVDDPDYVLLTHGHADHIGHAGEFSDATLVAVPELVSYAKEELGFEDAVGGMGMNIGGTVECGDAYVTMHRADHTNGVNTGYEYDVGMPGGFIISDTNPTQVSDEKSTTFYHAGDTGLMTEMRDVIGPYLEPDAAALPIGDHFTMGPWQAAIAVDWLDVDYAYPMHYDTFPPIEQDPDDFRREVEATGSDVEVQIPKADETFTLEEGY from the coding sequence ATGGAACTCACTTGGCACGGACACTCATGTTGGTACGTCACCGTCGGCGAGACCGGCCTGCTCATCGACCCGTTCTTCGACAACCCGAAGACGTCGCTCGACCCGTCGGACGTCGACGACCCCGACTACGTGCTGTTGACGCACGGCCACGCCGACCACATCGGCCACGCGGGCGAGTTCTCCGACGCGACGCTCGTCGCGGTGCCGGAACTCGTCTCCTACGCAAAAGAGGAGCTGGGCTTCGAGGACGCCGTCGGCGGCATGGGGATGAACATCGGCGGCACCGTCGAGTGCGGCGACGCCTACGTGACGATGCACCGCGCCGACCACACAAACGGCGTCAACACCGGCTACGAGTACGACGTCGGAATGCCTGGCGGCTTCATCATCTCGGATACGAACCCGACGCAGGTGTCCGACGAGAAGTCGACGACGTTCTACCACGCGGGCGACACTGGTCTGATGACCGAGATGCGCGACGTCATCGGCCCGTACCTCGAACCGGACGCCGCGGCGCTGCCCATCGGCGACCACTTCACGATGGGGCCGTGGCAGGCTGCCATCGCCGTCGACTGGCTGGACGTCGACTACGCCTACCCGATGCACTACGACACGTTTCCGCCCATCGAGCAGGACCCAGACGACTTCCGCCGCGAGGTCGAAGCGACGGGTTCCGACGTCGAGGTCCAAATCCCCAAAGCGGACGAGACGTTCACGCTCGAAGAAGGGTACTGA
- a CDS encoding fumarylacetoacetate hydrolase family protein → MHHVRFRDPAGAVRTGEWHDDKVTFCGETYALDDVEILPPCEPSKIVCIGRNYADHAAEHGADVPDRPMLFLKGPNTVAGHGDTVTLPAGKQRLDWEAELGVVIGEQCRNVAAEDAMDVVAGFTCFNDISNRDDQRQEQNWIRGKAFDGSAPMGPVLADPEHVPDDARVTLRVNGETKQDGSRDQMVFDVPTLVEEITTYLTLEPGDIIATGTPEGVGPLSDGDRVEVEIEGIGTLEHGVRIP, encoded by the coding sequence ATGCATCACGTCCGATTTCGCGACCCGGCAGGAGCGGTTCGAACCGGCGAGTGGCACGACGACAAGGTAACGTTCTGCGGCGAGACGTACGCGCTCGACGACGTCGAGATTCTCCCACCGTGCGAACCGTCGAAAATCGTCTGCATCGGTCGCAACTACGCCGACCACGCGGCCGAACACGGCGCGGATGTCCCCGACAGACCGATGCTCTTCCTGAAAGGTCCTAACACCGTCGCCGGCCACGGTGACACGGTGACGCTTCCGGCCGGGAAACAGCGCCTCGACTGGGAGGCCGAACTGGGCGTCGTCATCGGCGAGCAATGCCGGAACGTCGCCGCCGAGGACGCGATGGACGTCGTCGCCGGGTTCACCTGCTTCAACGACATCTCGAATCGCGACGACCAGCGTCAGGAGCAAAACTGGATACGCGGCAAGGCGTTCGACGGCAGCGCGCCGATGGGGCCGGTGCTCGCCGACCCGGAACACGTCCCCGACGACGCCCGCGTGACGCTCCGCGTCAACGGCGAGACGAAGCAGGACGGCAGCCGAGACCAGATGGTGTTCGACGTACCGACGCTCGTCGAGGAGATAACGACGTACCTGACGCTCGAACCGGGCGACATCATCGCGACCGGAACGCCGGAGGGCGTCGGCCCGCTCTCGGACGGCGACCGCGTCGAAGTGGAGATAGAGGGAATCGGCACGCTCGAACACGGCGTTCGGATCCCGTAG
- a CDS encoding GTP cyclohydrolase III: MTKTQLTLIQIDNYGPWTVTPEPRREMDLQTLQSRLFADLAQFVGSRDGYVFFTRFDNMVAVTNGLDRTDHELLQESIRNRYPVTLSLGVGVDEVPVAALERATEEIQLAGSAQDGDRREVLGGEFHEGSGADDLHIAHFDVNDATGKYTDRLNEFDSFIQIEQGYASLMRHMREAHGALSFFVGGDNIISVCPTLSESEYRNAVDHVESEVGVELKVGVGAGESAHIAGFAAKHALEDCRHRGTTVEFEAAPAHVSDD, from the coding sequence GTGACGAAAACGCAGTTGACTCTGATTCAGATAGACAACTACGGACCCTGGACGGTCACCCCCGAACCGCGACGGGAGATGGACCTCCAGACGCTGCAATCTCGCCTCTTTGCCGACCTCGCGCAGTTCGTCGGGAGCCGCGACGGTTACGTCTTCTTCACGCGCTTCGACAACATGGTCGCGGTGACGAACGGTCTCGACCGGACCGACCACGAACTCCTGCAGGAGTCGATTCGGAACCGATACCCCGTCACCCTGAGCCTCGGCGTCGGCGTCGACGAAGTGCCGGTCGCCGCGCTCGAACGGGCGACCGAGGAGATTCAACTCGCCGGGAGCGCCCAAGACGGCGATCGCAGGGAGGTGCTCGGCGGCGAGTTCCACGAAGGGAGCGGCGCGGACGACCTGCACATCGCCCACTTCGACGTGAACGACGCCACCGGTAAGTACACCGACCGACTCAACGAGTTCGACTCGTTCATCCAGATAGAGCAGGGGTACGCCAGCCTGATGCGTCACATGCGCGAGGCACACGGTGCGCTCTCCTTCTTCGTCGGCGGAGACAACATCATCTCCGTCTGCCCCACGCTCTCCGAGAGCGAGTACCGAAACGCCGTCGACCACGTCGAGTCGGAGGTCGGCGTCGAACTGAAAGTCGGCGTCGGCGCAGGCGAGAGCGCCCACATCGCCGGATTCGCGGCCAAACACGCGCTCGAAGACTGCCGTCACCGGGGGACGACAGTCGAGTTCGAGGCCGCGCCGGCGCACGTCAGCGACGACTAA
- a CDS encoding OsmC family protein — MTDIQTTTVSEEGYASTSEVGDFELSIDATGEQGPDPNSVLVADYASCFLPAFRVGGSQRGFDDLGKLQIDAEADLDEDDDLTAIRFDIHVEADLGDEVDEVVSRAEDICHVHAALREELHADIAVNDGAF; from the coding sequence ATGACGGACATCCAGACGACCACGGTCAGCGAAGAAGGTTACGCGAGTACGAGCGAAGTCGGCGACTTCGAACTCTCCATCGACGCAACGGGCGAACAGGGACCGGACCCGAACTCGGTGCTCGTCGCGGACTACGCGTCGTGTTTCCTGCCCGCGTTCCGTGTCGGCGGCTCTCAGCGCGGCTTCGACGACCTCGGAAAACTCCAGATCGACGCGGAGGCTGACCTCGACGAGGACGACGACCTCACCGCGATTCGCTTCGACATCCACGTCGAAGCCGACCTCGGCGACGAGGTCGACGAAGTCGTCTCGCGCGCAGAGGACATCTGTCACGTCCACGCGGCGCTCCGCGAGGAACTTCACGCCGACATCGCGGTCAACGACGGCGCGTTCTGA
- a CDS encoding M24 family metallopeptidase, whose amino-acid sequence MTERYADRRSALFEKLPDSVDTAYVAPSETLRYLSGLSMHQSERPTLLFLSRTDGPAAVLPKLETDRVADALGADVPFYTYGDATDPTRAASEAFDRLAADCDLSGEAAVEFRSTRVLEYNLLTNYHDPESIRDLEPAAAALRAHKDESERESMRTAARITDRVLQETFGDIEVGMSERDVERAIEKRVIDSDADTYSGGIVTVGERTAFPHANTGGSQIEDGDLVMIDFGVRVDGYFSDITRTVAVGDPGEECRDIYEVVREAARAGREAVAEGVAYEELDRAARQVIDDAGYGEYFPHRLGHGLGLEGHEPPYLVEGNEATLAVGNAFTVEPGVYVDGVGGVRVEDDVLLTESGAEVLTETPRELRIL is encoded by the coding sequence ATGACAGAGCGATACGCCGACCGACGGTCGGCGCTGTTCGAGAAACTTCCCGACTCGGTCGACACGGCGTACGTTGCACCCAGCGAGACGCTTCGCTATCTCTCGGGACTGTCGATGCATCAGAGCGAGCGCCCGACGCTGCTGTTTCTCTCGCGAACGGACGGGCCGGCGGCCGTCCTTCCGAAACTGGAGACCGACCGCGTCGCCGACGCCCTCGGCGCCGACGTGCCGTTCTACACCTACGGCGACGCGACGGACCCGACGCGGGCGGCGAGCGAAGCGTTCGACCGACTCGCCGCCGACTGCGACCTCTCCGGTGAAGCCGCCGTCGAATTTCGGTCGACTCGGGTTCTGGAGTACAATCTGCTCACGAACTACCACGACCCCGAGTCGATACGCGACCTCGAACCCGCCGCGGCGGCGCTGCGCGCCCACAAGGACGAATCCGAACGCGAGTCGATGCGGACGGCAGCGCGCATCACCGACCGCGTCCTGCAGGAGACGTTCGGGGATATCGAGGTCGGCATGAGCGAACGCGACGTTGAGCGCGCCATCGAGAAGCGTGTCATCGACAGCGACGCCGACACCTACAGCGGCGGTATCGTCACCGTCGGCGAGCGAACCGCGTTCCCGCACGCCAACACCGGCGGCTCGCAAATCGAAGACGGAGACCTCGTGATGATAGATTTCGGCGTCCGCGTCGACGGCTACTTCTCGGACATCACCCGCACCGTCGCCGTCGGCGACCCGGGCGAGGAGTGCCGCGACATCTACGAGGTCGTCCGGGAGGCCGCCCGCGCCGGGCGCGAGGCGGTCGCCGAGGGCGTCGCGTATGAGGAACTCGACCGCGCCGCACGACAGGTCATCGACGACGCCGGCTACGGCGAGTACTTCCCGCACCGCCTCGGCCACGGCCTCGGGTTGGAGGGCCACGAACCGCCGTATCTGGTCGAGGGCAACGAGGCGACGCTCGCCGTCGGCAACGCGTTCACCGTCGAACCCGGCGTCTACGTCGACGGCGTCGGCGGCGTCAGGGTCGAAGACGACGTGTTGTTGACCGAATCGGGGGCCGAGGTGCTGACCGAGACGCCCCGAGAGCTTCGGATTCTGTAG
- a CDS encoding OsmC family protein, which yields MAKEVHTVSEEGYSATSQIREFEVDIDSNGEEAPDTLESLLAAYASCFVPALRVGGRQRDVDLGRIEIDVIGELNDDDKLESVAFDVRVEPALEDGQGEEILERAFELCKVHDALKENLHAETTIEGESV from the coding sequence ATGGCGAAAGAAGTACACACCGTTTCCGAGGAAGGGTACAGCGCGACCAGTCAGATACGGGAGTTCGAGGTGGATATCGACTCGAACGGCGAGGAGGCCCCCGACACGCTCGAGAGCCTGCTCGCCGCGTACGCGTCCTGCTTCGTCCCGGCGCTGCGCGTCGGGGGGCGCCAGCGGGACGTCGACCTCGGGCGCATCGAGATCGACGTGATCGGGGAGTTGAACGACGACGACAAGCTCGAATCGGTCGCCTTCGACGTCCGCGTCGAACCGGCGCTCGAAGATGGCCAGGGCGAGGAAATCCTTGAGCGTGCTTTCGAACTCTGCAAGGTCCACGACGCGCTGAAGGAGAACCTCCACGCGGAGACGACCATCGAAGGCGAATCAGTCTAA
- a CDS encoding cupin domain-containing protein, producing MKRITVDDVDPTVFDDGTRRRDLSAALATTGVALNRYRVPPGGGLPGGLHAHADQEEIFVVTAGEATFETLDGEVIVAEDEAIRFAPDEFQSGKNDSSDELVVLALGAPRESDNIRVPLRCRECGRDDLRLGSVEGEPGLVCPDCDAAYSPRPCPACGHEEMRVVLGEADRPVVACPDCGAEFEDHV from the coding sequence ATGAAGCGAATCACCGTCGACGACGTCGACCCGACCGTCTTCGACGACGGGACTCGTCGTCGCGACCTGTCCGCCGCGTTGGCGACGACCGGCGTCGCGCTCAATCGCTACCGGGTCCCGCCGGGAGGCGGGTTGCCCGGCGGTCTCCACGCGCACGCCGACCAGGAGGAGATCTTCGTCGTCACGGCGGGCGAGGCGACGTTCGAGACGTTGGACGGCGAGGTGATCGTCGCGGAAGACGAGGCGATTCGGTTCGCGCCGGACGAGTTCCAGTCGGGAAAAAACGATTCGAGCGACGAGCTCGTCGTGCTGGCCCTCGGAGCGCCCCGCGAGAGCGACAACATTCGAGTGCCGCTTCGGTGTCGCGAGTGCGGTCGCGACGACTTGCGTCTCGGGAGCGTCGAGGGCGAACCCGGTCTCGTCTGTCCGGACTGCGACGCTGCGTACTCGCCTCGACCGTGTCCGGCGTGCGGTCACGAGGAGATGCGCGTCGTGCTGGGCGAGGCGGACCGGCCCGTCGTCGCGTGTCCGGACTGTGGGGCCGAGTTCGAAGACCACGTCTGA
- a CDS encoding DJ-1/PfpI family protein, which yields MSGKKLLMIVGDFGEDLEIMVPFQALQMVGHEVDAVCPEKEAGDRIKTAVHDFRGDQTYLEERGHDFALNATFDDVSPEKYDGLVVPGGRAPEYLRTYDAVLEYVRHFFEENKPVASLCHGPQILAAAGVLDGYEMTSYPAVRAECEAAGCAWVDEVTTDGNLVTGHDWSDHPEWLSQFLDVLGTSVDHEPASVAADD from the coding sequence ATGTCAGGCAAGAAACTACTCATGATAGTGGGCGACTTCGGCGAGGACCTCGAGATAATGGTGCCGTTTCAGGCGCTGCAGATGGTGGGTCACGAGGTGGACGCCGTCTGCCCGGAGAAGGAGGCCGGCGACCGAATCAAGACCGCGGTCCACGACTTCCGCGGCGACCAGACGTATCTCGAGGAGCGCGGCCACGACTTCGCGCTCAACGCAACGTTCGACGACGTCAGTCCCGAGAAATACGACGGACTCGTCGTCCCCGGCGGCCGTGCGCCGGAGTATCTCCGGACGTACGACGCGGTGCTGGAGTACGTGCGGCACTTCTTCGAGGAAAACAAGCCCGTCGCGTCGCTCTGTCACGGCCCGCAGATTCTCGCCGCCGCGGGCGTCCTCGATGGCTACGAGATGACCTCGTACCCCGCCGTGCGCGCCGAGTGCGAAGCCGCCGGCTGCGCGTGGGTCGACGAGGTGACCACCGACGGCAACCTCGTCACCGGCCACGACTGGTCGGACCACCCCGAGTGGCTCTCGCAGTTCCTCGACGTGCTCGGGACGAGCGTCGACCACGAACCGGCCTCCGTCGCGGCCGACGACTGA
- a CDS encoding HAD-IIA family hydrolase yields the protein MEFRGAVLDVDGTVLRGNERIPGATTGLDALDRAGVDRVFFSNNPTKAPPAYADRFARAGIDVSPDEVLTSGTATTAYLEAEHADAALFLVGDPGLEAQFADAELTVTDDPVAADAVVVSIDRDFHYDDLVAAMVALEDESVPFLSTDPDMTIPAVDRDLPGSGAMTHAVSGVSGRSPDATLGKPSAHARRLALDRLGHGADRCLVVGDRLDTDIALGASAGMTTVLVKTGIADDRALADSPIEPDYVLDSFAHIERVLDAG from the coding sequence ATGGAGTTTCGCGGCGCAGTACTCGACGTAGACGGGACGGTCCTCAGGGGTAACGAGCGGATACCGGGGGCGACAACGGGACTCGACGCGCTCGACCGGGCGGGCGTCGACCGCGTCTTCTTCTCGAACAACCCGACGAAAGCGCCGCCTGCGTACGCTGATCGGTTCGCCCGCGCCGGCATCGACGTTTCCCCCGACGAGGTGCTCACCTCGGGGACGGCGACGACGGCGTACCTCGAAGCCGAACACGCCGACGCCGCGCTGTTCCTCGTCGGCGACCCCGGACTCGAAGCGCAGTTCGCGGACGCTGAGCTGACCGTCACTGACGACCCCGTAGCGGCCGACGCCGTCGTCGTCTCGATTGATCGCGATTTTCACTACGACGACCTCGTGGCGGCGATGGTCGCGCTCGAAGACGAGTCGGTGCCGTTTCTCAGCACCGACCCCGACATGACGATTCCGGCGGTCGACCGCGATCTGCCGGGGTCCGGAGCGATGACCCACGCCGTTTCGGGCGTCTCCGGCCGGTCGCCCGACGCGACGCTCGGTAAACCCTCGGCGCACGCCCGCCGCCTGGCGCTCGACCGCCTCGGTCACGGCGCCGACCGGTGTCTGGTCGTCGGCGACAGACTCGACACCGATATCGCGCTCGGCGCGTCGGCAGGGATGACGACGGTGCTCGTCAAAACGGGTATCGCCGACGACCGCGCGCTCGCCGACTCGCCGATCGAGCCCGACTACGTCCTCGACTCGTTCGCCCACATCGAGCGCGTACTGGACGCTGGGTGA
- the hisC gene encoding histidinol-phosphate transaminase has protein sequence MEPRDLSANSPYVPGRGIEEVARELGLDPDDLVKLSSNENPHGPSPDAVAAVEAAASELDVYPTTSHADLTEKLATKWDVTPEQVWVSPGADGAIDYLHRATLDPDDEILVPEPGFAYYSMSARYVHGGSSTYGLSKDDDFAQTAEGILDAYDGERVVYLTSPHNPTGSEFPREELLSLLDAVDDNTLVVVDEAYGEYAEQPSAVDLLDDHDNLAILRTFSKAYGLAGLRIGYAVVPEAWASAYARVNTPFAANELACRAALAALDDDEHVERSLESARWAREYLYENLDAPTWESAGNFVLAEVGDGTAVADACQREGVIVRDCSSFGLPACIRISCGTEEQTERAVETLNRVLAEVTA, from the coding sequence ATGGAACCACGGGACCTCTCCGCGAACTCACCGTACGTCCCCGGCCGGGGAATCGAGGAGGTCGCCCGCGAACTCGGTCTCGACCCCGACGACCTGGTGAAACTCTCGTCGAACGAGAACCCACACGGGCCGAGTCCCGACGCGGTCGCGGCGGTCGAAGCGGCCGCTTCGGAGCTCGACGTCTACCCGACCACCTCGCACGCGGACCTCACCGAGAAACTGGCGACGAAGTGGGACGTCACACCTGAACAGGTGTGGGTCAGCCCCGGCGCGGACGGCGCTATCGACTATCTTCACCGCGCGACGCTCGACCCCGACGACGAGATTCTCGTCCCCGAACCAGGTTTCGCCTACTACTCGATGAGCGCGCGGTACGTCCACGGCGGGTCGTCTACGTACGGCCTCTCGAAGGACGACGACTTCGCGCAGACGGCAGAGGGCATACTCGACGCCTACGACGGCGAACGCGTCGTCTACCTCACTTCGCCTCACAACCCGACCGGCTCGGAGTTCCCGCGCGAGGAACTCCTCTCGTTACTCGACGCGGTCGACGACAACACGCTCGTCGTCGTCGACGAAGCGTACGGCGAGTACGCCGAACAACCCAGCGCCGTCGACCTGCTGGACGACCACGACAATCTCGCTATCCTACGCACGTTCTCGAAAGCGTACGGCCTCGCCGGACTCCGCATCGGCTACGCCGTCGTTCCCGAGGCGTGGGCCAGCGCGTACGCGCGAGTCAACACCCCGTTCGCCGCGAACGAACTCGCCTGCCGCGCGGCGCTCGCCGCCCTCGACGACGACGAGCACGTCGAGAGATCCCTCGAGAGCGCCCGGTGGGCGCGCGAATATTTGTACGAGAACCTCGACGCGCCGACGTGGGAGAGCGCCGGGAACTTCGTCCTCGCCGAGGTCGGTGACGGAACCGCCGTCGCCGACGCCTGCCAGCGCGAGGGTGTCATCGTCCGCGACTGTTCGAGTTTCGGGCTTCCCGCCTGCATCCGCATCTCCTGCGGCACGGAAGAACAGACCGAGCGCGCGGTGGAGACGCTCAACCGCGTCCTCGCGGAGGTCACGGCGTGA